The following are from one region of the Pocillopora verrucosa isolate sample1 chromosome 3, ASM3666991v2, whole genome shotgun sequence genome:
- the LOC131786783 gene encoding solute carrier family 15 member 4-like, which yields MSLEASAEDVNSPLIPGDNRNPSASTEYRANSLVNNRQLGRRQKFFVTSCILVTELCECLTFYGLTANLLLFASNELDLNSPWPSTINYLFHGTCYLVPLLGGWLADTYMGRFNTIYGSLLLYIVGTLLLAVVSLKNDMLKELLGKNAAHDKSARLVYFVLALVMIAFGTGGIKANVSPFGADQIQQDGPRAVQAFFNWFYWCINVGSLIAFTVVVWVQQNNFFYGYAITAGTMFLTVLAFLMGRNKYLTKPPGGSQLTEITKILCEARRNRKQNTGGWLDGAKSAFGGKFTHAQVEDVESFLRVIAVFFLFILYWTISSQMQTTFLIQGTFMNLKSSNFTVPAASLSIFCTVAVLTLIPLMDNILYPSVRYLGFNFTPLRRIGVGMLLAAASVAVAGVIEIQRRNEWLHGGICRQKVLDDYRSASCLSIFWQVPQFVLIGVSEVFTSVTGLEFAYSQAPSRLQGVLMGVFLVTSGLGNYVANLLVVIVKVASNGDWYPVDNPNKGHFEYFFFLLAGLMMLNFLVFLYVASSYKYKTSSGRNF from the exons ATGTCGCTGGAAGCAAGTGCTGAAGATGTGAATTCTCCACTTATCCCTGGTGATAACAGAAACCCTTCAGCTTCCACTGAGTACAGGGCTAACTCACTGGTTAATAATCGTCAGCTGGGACGTCGCCAAAAGTTCTTCGTCACCAGCTGCATTCTTGTCACAGAGCTATGTGAATGTTTGACCTTTTATGGATTGACAGCTAACTTGCTGTTATTTGCTAGCAATGAATTAGATCTTAATTCACCCTGGCCCTCCACTattaattatttgtttcatG GAACATGTTACCTTGTGCCTTTGTTAGGAGGATGGTTGGCTGATACCTACATGGGTAGATTCAACACCATTTACGGAAGTTTGCTCTTGTATATTGTGGGAACTTTACTTTTGGCTgttgtttccttgaaaaatgaCATGCTCAAAGAACTACTGGGCAAAAATGCAGCTCATGATAAATCAGCAAGATTAGTGTATTTTGTGTTGGCTCTGGTAATGATAGCATTTGGGACAGGGGGAATCAAAGCCAATGTGTCACCTTTTGGGGCAGATCAGATTCAACAGGATGGTCCTAGAGCTGTCCAGGCTTTCTTTAACTGGTTTTACTGGTGTATCAATGTTGGATCGTTGATAGCTTTTACTGTTGTTGTATGGGTTCAacagaataattttttctacGGCTATGCCATCACTGCTGGGACCATGTTCCTTACAGTTCTCGCATTTCTTATGGGTCGTAACAAGTACTTAACAAAGCCACCTGGAGGTAGCCAGCTGACcgaaattacaaaaatattgtgCGAGGCGAGGCGAAATCGCAAACAGAACACTGGTGGTTGGCTTGATGGAGCAAAGAGCGCGtttggaggaaaatttacaCATGCTCAGGTTGAAGATGTCGAGTCATTTCTGAGAGTCATCGCAGTgttctttctctttattctttACTGGACAATTTCTTCTCAG ATGCAGACTACGTTCCTTATCCAGGGTACCTTCATGAATCTGAAATCGTCAAACTTCACTGTACCGGCAGCTTCCTTGTCCATATTTTGTACTGTTGCGGTTCTTACACTTATTCCTCTCATGGATAACATTTTATATCCTTCTGTGCGCTACCTTGGCTTTAACTTCACTCCTCTGCGACGTATTGGTGTGGGTATGTTGCTGGCAGCAGCTTCCGTGGCAGTAGCAGGAGTGATTGAAATACAACGAAGGAATGAATGGCTTCATGGTGGCATTTGTCGGCAAAAAGTTTTGGATGATTACCGCAGTGCTTCATGTTTAAGTATATTTTGGCAAGTCCCCCAGTTTGTATTGATTGGTGTCAGTGAAGTTTTTACAAGTGTCACAG GACTTGAGTTTGCATATTCACAAGCTCCCAGTCGTCTTCAAGGAGTTTTGATGGGGGTTTTCCTTGTTACAAGTGGTCTTGGAAATTATGTTGCAAACCTTCTTGTCGTCATCGTCAAGGTAGCTAGCAATGGTGATTGGTATCCAGTGGACAACCCAAACAAAGGACACTTTGAGTACTTCTTCTTTCTGTTGGCTGGGCTAATGATGCTAAATTTCCTGGTGTTCCTGTACGTTGCCTCCTCCTACAAATACAAAACTTCCTCTGGGAGGAATTTTTGA
- the LOC131786761 gene encoding ubiquitin carboxyl-terminal hydrolase MINDY-1-like isoform X1 produces MDDVTEHTASNPDEFLSRSPDFTLGAENSDDDQTETQSSVGFAESSGETLDDGDAPQVNNVATNNEDARLGEKNSLPQDEGGDRLESTEQGETSTEDGEMGSQGEEKHVNITLPRSVGVEHDSDTAQENFQVSGHENSTPEISEDSKTEDSKSADLPTGNDLSAVHSNISETTNDSTSELHSNASEHQSSELTESSQSEAQTGDKIQTQEEQALESIYHIKWIKWKGINTPIITQNENGPCPLLAIVNVLLLQRRITLPPQQEFVTSGQLMEYIGDCILEEAPKRLPEGAQLNYEQNMHDAIAIMNKLQTGLDVNVKFTGVKDFEFTPECIVFDLLSIGLYHGWLIDPQNTEIASAVSGLSYNQLVEKIIASKQDGAESQLVSEGLISESFLEHTASQLTYHGLCELNGTLQDDQLCVFFRNNHFSTFHKHKDELFLLVTDQGFLTEDRVIWESLRNVEGDSFFVDAEFKSFPMEHRSVAQPAALPPTQQLTQEDQDYLVALSLQEEQENAARRPQTHPEGVSPTQVDARDGPAHQTTQSNQEWSDLQLAIQLQQEEERRQQQQQPQRTQTRPQPSGTSPARLALLPQPQQRSSNATQQRQESSDRCVIL; encoded by the exons ATGGACGATGTAACAGAGCACACTGCATCTAATCCTGATGAATTTTTAAGCAGATCTCCTGACTTTACTCTTGGTGCGGAAAACTCAGATGATGATCAGACCGAAACGCAAAGTTCTGTCGGATTTGCCGAGAGCTCGGGAGAAACGCTCGACGATGGAGACGCTCCTCAAGTGAATAACGTAGCGACAAACAACGAAGATGCAAGGTTaggtgaaaaaaattccttgccTCAAGATGAAGGAGGTGACCGTTTAGAATCAACCGAACAGGGCGAAACATCAACTGAAGATGGTGAAATGGGCAGTCAAGGCGAGGAAAAACACGTGAACATTACACTGCCAAGATCTGTTGGGGTGGAACACGACTCGGATACGGCACAGGAGAACTTTCAGGTATCAGGACACGAAAACAGCACTCCTGAGATTTCTGAAGACTCTAAGACCGAGGACTCTAAGAGCGCTGATTTGCCAACGGGAAACGATTTAAGTGCGGTTCATTCGAACATCAGTGAAACAACGAATGACTCAACTTCAGAACTCCATTCGAACGCATCCGAACACCAGAGTTCTGAGTTGACAGAGAGTTCCCAGAGTGAGGCTCAAACTGGAGATAAAATACAAACTCAAGAGGAACAGGCGTTGGAGTCGATATATCATATTAAGTGGATAAAATGGAAAGGTATTAACACGCCCATAATCACACAGAATGAAAATGGCCCCTGTCCTCTTCTAGCAATTGTTAATGTGCTTCTTCTGCAGAGAAGAATCACTCTTCCACCACAGCAAGAGTTTGTGACATCAGGGCAGCTCATGGAGTATATTGGAGACTGCATCTTAGAAGAAGCACCCAAG CGCTTACCTGAAGGAGCCCAGCTAAACTATGAACAAAACATGCATGATGCCATTGCAATCATGAACAAATTACAGACAGGACTAGATGTAAATGTAAAGTTCACTGG GGTTAAAGACTTTGAGTTCACTCCAGAATGTATTGTATTTGATCTTCTATCAATTGGACTGTACCATGGATGGCTTATCGATCCACAGAATACTGAGATTGCCTCTGCAGTCAGTGGACTCAGTTACAATCAGCTGGTGGAGAAAATCATTGCCAGTAAACAGGATGGTGCAGAAAGTCAGCTGGTCTCTGAAG GTTTGATAAGTGAATCCTTCCTTGAGCATACAGCCAGCCAGTTGACTTACCATGGTTTGTGTGAACTGAATGGTACACTGCAGGATGATCAACTCTGTGTGTTCTTCAGAAATAATCACTTTAGTACATTTCACAAGCACAAG GATGAGCTCTTCTTACTTGTGACAGATCAAGGTTTTCTAACTGAAGATCGTGTTATCTGGGAATCATTGAGAAATGTTGAAGGTGATAGTTTCTTTGTGGATGCTGAATTTAAATCTTTTCCAATGGAACACAGGAGTGTAGCACAACCAGCAGCTTTGCCTCCCACTCAGCAGCTTACTCAGGAAGACCAAGA TTATTTAGTAGCATTAAGTCTTCAGGAGGAACAAGAAAATGCTGCACGAAGGCCTCAGACACATCCTGAAGGGGTGTCTCCAACCCAAGTGGATGCCAGGGATGGACCTGCTCATCAAACTACTCAGTCCAATCAAGAGTGGTCCGA TCTTCAGCTAGCAATACAGCTGCAACAAGAAGAGGAACGAAggcaacaacagcagcagccaCAAAGAACTCAAACCAGACCACAACCATCAGGGACATCTCCTGCAAGATTGGCTCTTCTTCCACAGCCCCAGCAAAGAAGCAGTAATGCCACTCAACAGAGGCAGGAGTCCAGT gaCAGATGTGTCATCTTATAG
- the LOC131786761 gene encoding ubiquitin carboxyl-terminal hydrolase MINDY-1-like isoform X2, with the protein MDDVTEHTASNPDEFLSRSPDFTLGAENSDDDQTETQSSVGFAESSGETLDDGDAPQVNNVATNNEDARLGEKNSLPQDEGGDRLESTEQGETSTEDGEMGSQGEEKHVNITLPRSVGVEHDSDTAQENFQVSGHENSTPEISEDSKTEDSKSADLPTGNDLSAVHSNISETTNDSTSELHSNASEHQSSELTESSQSEAQTGDKIQTQEEQALESIYHIKWIKWKGINTPIITQNENGPCPLLAIVNVLLLQRRITLPPQQEFVTSGQLMEYIGDCILEEAPKRLPEGAQLNYEQNMHDAIAIMNKLQTGLDVNVKFTGVKDFEFTPECIVFDLLSIGLYHGWLIDPQNTEIASAVSGLSYNQLVEKIIASKQDGAESQLVSEGLISESFLEHTASQLTYHGLCELNGTLQDDQLCVFFRNNHFSTFHKHKDELFLLVTDQGFLTEDRVIWESLRNVEGDSFFVDAEFKSFPMEHRSVAQPAALPPTQQLTQEDQDFNPFPCTLVKRIWCWIKRTTST; encoded by the exons ATGGACGATGTAACAGAGCACACTGCATCTAATCCTGATGAATTTTTAAGCAGATCTCCTGACTTTACTCTTGGTGCGGAAAACTCAGATGATGATCAGACCGAAACGCAAAGTTCTGTCGGATTTGCCGAGAGCTCGGGAGAAACGCTCGACGATGGAGACGCTCCTCAAGTGAATAACGTAGCGACAAACAACGAAGATGCAAGGTTaggtgaaaaaaattccttgccTCAAGATGAAGGAGGTGACCGTTTAGAATCAACCGAACAGGGCGAAACATCAACTGAAGATGGTGAAATGGGCAGTCAAGGCGAGGAAAAACACGTGAACATTACACTGCCAAGATCTGTTGGGGTGGAACACGACTCGGATACGGCACAGGAGAACTTTCAGGTATCAGGACACGAAAACAGCACTCCTGAGATTTCTGAAGACTCTAAGACCGAGGACTCTAAGAGCGCTGATTTGCCAACGGGAAACGATTTAAGTGCGGTTCATTCGAACATCAGTGAAACAACGAATGACTCAACTTCAGAACTCCATTCGAACGCATCCGAACACCAGAGTTCTGAGTTGACAGAGAGTTCCCAGAGTGAGGCTCAAACTGGAGATAAAATACAAACTCAAGAGGAACAGGCGTTGGAGTCGATATATCATATTAAGTGGATAAAATGGAAAGGTATTAACACGCCCATAATCACACAGAATGAAAATGGCCCCTGTCCTCTTCTAGCAATTGTTAATGTGCTTCTTCTGCAGAGAAGAATCACTCTTCCACCACAGCAAGAGTTTGTGACATCAGGGCAGCTCATGGAGTATATTGGAGACTGCATCTTAGAAGAAGCACCCAAG CGCTTACCTGAAGGAGCCCAGCTAAACTATGAACAAAACATGCATGATGCCATTGCAATCATGAACAAATTACAGACAGGACTAGATGTAAATGTAAAGTTCACTGG GGTTAAAGACTTTGAGTTCACTCCAGAATGTATTGTATTTGATCTTCTATCAATTGGACTGTACCATGGATGGCTTATCGATCCACAGAATACTGAGATTGCCTCTGCAGTCAGTGGACTCAGTTACAATCAGCTGGTGGAGAAAATCATTGCCAGTAAACAGGATGGTGCAGAAAGTCAGCTGGTCTCTGAAG GTTTGATAAGTGAATCCTTCCTTGAGCATACAGCCAGCCAGTTGACTTACCATGGTTTGTGTGAACTGAATGGTACACTGCAGGATGATCAACTCTGTGTGTTCTTCAGAAATAATCACTTTAGTACATTTCACAAGCACAAG GATGAGCTCTTCTTACTTGTGACAGATCAAGGTTTTCTAACTGAAGATCGTGTTATCTGGGAATCATTGAGAAATGTTGAAGGTGATAGTTTCTTTGTGGATGCTGAATTTAAATCTTTTCCAATGGAACACAGGAGTGTAGCACAACCAGCAGCTTTGCCTCCCACTCAGCAGCTTACTCAGGAAGACCAAGA CTTCAACCCATTCCCTTGTACATTAGTgaaaagaatttggtgttggatcaagagaacaacttcaacctga